DNA from Cheilinus undulatus linkage group 20, ASM1832078v1, whole genome shotgun sequence:
TAGACCCCCGCTGCCCCCATAGCGTGACCAGAGGGGCTTCCTGAACAacacaaacagagacagagataaaAGCAGCTGATTCACTCAAGCAGCACAATGACTGCAGTGTTCAAAACACcaattaataaatgaatgaatgagcgcaggatgaacatttgtgcagtttttattgttttgtattcaGTCATATATCTTTATTTTCTAATCTTGTGTGTTAATATATTTTATACTGTGATGCCTTATTTATGTTTGTTGGCACATTATTAATAGTCTTGTGGTTATAAATGTTGTTTTGACTCTATAAAGCACTTCATACAGTACTCCATTAATAAACTTAGCTTGCCAATAAAGAAATCAACCTAGGGCTGTAAAAATGAATTGCATTAACCTCAATAGATATGATCCACCATGAAAGCACTGATTTCTTTAGATCCTGATTAGTCGCATGCTTTATTATCCCTAATAATCCACAcctgtgtctccctgcagccacagtgatgtgtgagtccaccactgctccttaatatctcatttcactttaaaatcccACTATATATAACTACATATATgagaaaaactcaaatcttagcTAGCatattcttctattttttttcaatccataacaagctcttTTTTCCTTGGTATAAGTTCACattatacatatacatataaaagcaggtctgtatccaaacaggaggtTATTCATGCTTGGTTTTAGACAGTAGAAAAATTCAGAATGACACAATAacaattcaaaatgcaaaatagtggagttttaaaaagggtttaatcgtgaataactacagaaattctgagattaatccagattaaaaatgttaatcattTGGCAGCCTTTAGAAATGACTGTAGATATTTGCAGTAATGGAGTATAGGGTGTTTTCAAAATCTCATTATCTTAAACTAAACTGGATTTAAGAATGAAATaactctttttgttttattaacatCTCCCAGGGCACTTTAAGGAAAACCTAACTatatataactatatatatGAGAAAAACTCAAGTCTTAGCTAGTATATTCTTctatttttcttgtaaaaagTCTCTTACTGCGCTAAATATCTGCCACATTCACCACATATGTTGAGAAACCAATTTTAATTTATATGGAGCAATTGTAATTAGTCATTTAGCTGCCAATGCAACTGGCAAATTTTACTCACTATGTTTCTTGAAACTGGATATTTTTCTCGCTGTGAAGAAGGAAGTCAAAACTTGACTTATTTAATGTATTTGACTTATTTCTTATATAATATTATTAGACCTATTACAAGCCTCCTTCAGCtttcaggtccagataaacatcttatttcaagacaTGAAAACGAAAGAAAATGCCTTGATGCTCTAAATAaatggagattaaaaaaataaaataaaatagaataaagaaagcaaaaattcaTAGGAAGCATTTTGAAATGACATCTACAATCAGAAGTAGTTTGTATTACTCAGCTGAAGTCACATAAATGTCCAATGTTGCTTCTTTCATTGGgaaatattatttaatttcactgcaaaaaactCCTTCCCTTTTAATGTTTGGAAGTAAGATGTTTAACTTGACTTAGGTGAATGTGATGAAAATAAGTCTAAGTGgatatttgaaaaatatgagAATATGACTGAATCTTCTGCAGCTGCTCCATCTTGATGAACATTAAGTAGGTTGCATCATGCTATAAAAGCGTGAGCATCTTATCTATGAATGGCTGATTTACTCATCTTTAATACCACGTTTTTGAACAATTCCCCCGACACTGGATACACCTCCATCATGCTTTCAATGTTTTTTCATCAGtagattttcatttaaaaaccatttttagaagtttttaaaatatttggttTTTTACCTActctataaaaaaaatatatataggacaagctaaaaaaaatattaaactaaaTTTTTGAACTCAAGTTAAAAAGCTGCATGAAGTTAACTTGAGTTGAAACTTAGTAaggtgttgaaaaaaaaatcattacttGATTATTTAGTTGATATTTTatcaaaatcttaaaattcaAAAGAATGATACATAAAAATCAAGACCCATTTTAACATATTCTAGGCTGTGATGATCCCTttcaaaaatctttaatttGCATGAAGTatatgaaaaacatttaattttcttgttttttttgcatcacagacatcagattttttccccttaatgtGTCATTTAGATTACCCCAAATTATTATTAAAGATATTATCATCAGATCTGATACTGATttaaaattaatacaaaaaaaaaagtatattatTTCAATTTTGGTCATGAACAGCCTGAGTATAACTAATTTTACATCATAGTTTGAATGCTGAACTTTTGCTTGTGATAGAGCATGTTTAATAGTTCTTTTTGTTTCTTACTTAGGGTttagatatatttatatagaaTAACTCTCTATTATTACAAAGACAAATTATTCAATTCACTGTTTTGCAAggaatttcaataaaataatactaacttctatttgaaaaaaatcaaacaaaatagcAATGAATTTGTTGGAAATTTTGGATATTTGCTATCAAACTACTAATTATAAATTTAATTAATTATAATTATCAAAAGCACAGTATAAATTAAAGGTTCACGAGCTTTAAGATTGGTCTGAGTTGATTCACCTTTGTGaaatcagtttttaaagatCTTTTATTTTGGCAGTTTATGTTAACCAACATGACTGGATTCAATCAAATAAAGATTAAGAAAAGTTTGGTCATTAGTAATTGTATGAAATGCATTAAGACTGGGAAAAATCTGAGGTTAAATGGgccagcagcaaaaaaaaaaagccatgaaTGAAATCTCTCACCTGGTCCGGTCTCACAGGTCATGGGGTACTGCTCAATATGAGGACGAGCAGAGTCTGCATAGTAAGCCGTCTCATGGACCCACCAGTATGGCCTCTCTCCAAACAGAATCCTGCAGAGAAAATGACAGTAATTTCCCCTCAGGGGCCATCTTTTCAACATTCAAGAAAATTTGCAATtaataaaactttttcaaaaaccCTCTGGTTAATTTTTGGGATGTACCATTTGAAGACCAAGTTGAGCCAGTCTCCGATCACGGCCACCCAGATGAGTTTAACAGCCACAGAGGAGCGCAGGTGAAACCACAGCgggaagaagatgaagaaggtGTTCCTGAGGTCTGCAGCCCAGGACACCCAGAGGAACAAACCCTGGGCATCCTGATAGTTGGTCTGCAGGTAGTGGGTGGTGCTCACCCCAAAGCCCTGCATGGCGTCCATCACAGAGTTTATAACATTCATGATGAAGAGGGAGAAAAGTCGGTGTGTTGGTGTGTGAAATAGAAAACAAGAGTGTTGCTATCAGTGACACAGCTGGTTGGTTTTATACAAGAGGGACCCACTACCCAAACGCATGCTCACACTGACCTTTGGACCTTGCACATGTGTAATAAAACACCGGGAGTCAGGAGAGTTTGGGAAGTTTGTCACACAAACAAGTTAGATAGCAGGATAACAAAGTCACATTTCGTAGTGTTCAAAGAATAGTGGATGCagcagaaagagggaaaaagattagatttttaaaactctaaAATAAATTCAGATTCAACTAACAGTAAGGGTTATgttaagggttaaggtaaggattaggataccaaaagttggATGTCAAAAACCTACCCTGCAAAACCaaataacaaaatgtttaataaagccaaataAACAGTCTGGTTATAGGGGAAAAGCTTATTCTccaagctatgtagctatggctaaagctaaggaaCCTATGTttgctatgtagataatgttgccacgaagctaacatagctaaatctaaagctaatacAGCTACATTATCCTTGTAGGTTACGTAGctaaatcaaagtttaaaaaagctgtGTTAGCTACGTAGACAACGTAGCTACATCTAGCTAAATCAACAGTCTGCTCATAGGAAGAAAGCTTATCCTCCAAGCTATGAAGCTATGGCTAAACTAAGGAACCTATGTTTGCTATTTAGATAACATAGCCACAAAGCTGACATAGCTAAATctgaagctaatgaagctacattgtCCTTGTAGGTTACATAGCTAAATCGAAGTTTGactaagctatgttagctatgtagacaACATAGCTACATCAAGCCAAATAAACAGTGTGCTTATAGGAAAAAAGTGTGTCCTccaagctatgtagctatggctaaagctaaggaaCCTATGTttgctatgtagataatgttgccgaaaagctaacatagcttaatcTAAAGCAAATGCAACTACATTATCCTTGTAGGTTACATAGCTAGATCGAAGTTTAAATaggctatgttagctacgtaaaCAACATAGCTACATCAAGCCACATTAACAGTGTGCTTATAAAAAACACGTGTCCTCTAAGCCATGAAGCTATGGTTCAAGCTAAGGAAGATCcttagataacatagctatgaagctaatatagctaactCTTAAGCTGAAGAACACACATCAACCATGTAGGTTACATAactaaatctaaaattaaaCTAAGAAATatttgctaacatagctacattagcgtTTTTCTGTTATACTAattaaatgttgcttagtctgttaCCTTTGCAATGTAGtaatttcataaatgtaaagGCAAGACTTTGTTTATCAATAatgctgaataaaaaaatgtttggctttgggctaggccccttatcccCAGTGAAGTGcaatcttaatgtttcagcaaaCCAAGGCATTTTggataatgctatgcttccaactttgtggcaacagtttgaggaaggcccttttctattccagcatgactgtgccacCCCAGTCAAAATAGTCTAACTCTGAGAGCCAACAATGGTCCGTTATTACAGCTTAACTGCTAACCATTTGATTGGCAACTTGACATTGGTAAGGAAAGAGCTGTAGCAGACAGCTAAAGTTAGCAAACAGCAACttccttttttaatatttacatgACTAGATAGAAAAAGATACAACTCCTCGGTAGCACACATTTATGTGCTTTGTAATGACTTTAAAGAATGAATACAAAATATGTCAGAAAAAGGCCTTAACTTCAAGTTGAGGTGAATGTTAAGTAGTACAGGACACATAGagtttagtttttcattcattcaaaatCAGACATTTGGTTCTCTTCTTAgtttcaattttagttttagctttACAATCAAATTGGCTTTACTTTCTTATTATTATATGGCACTGTAACCTTGTTTCAATGTTGATATAACCTGTTTTCCCCTCTAAATTGTGCTGTGCCTATAAAGTTTTTCACTGCCATTCTTGTTCATTTTCAAGACAGCGCAACCTTCTCCTATGTGTGTAAATTTAGGCTAAACTGATCCTTAAATAAAGagtgtattttctaaatgatgtCTTGCGTTCATGAAGTCACTAAGTGAGTTGTCAGTTATGTAATTACTTTTCTGATGATTAGTTGAAACATCTCTCTGGCAGGGGTTACATAAGGAGATCAATGATTAAATGATTGGCTTTGGACTTAGGAGATGGtgataaatgtgacaaaagtaggTTGGCAGAGTGTTTCTCTTCTCATATGACGTACAAATCTTGCACGGCATTTCAGCATGATCCAATTTCAAGTTATGCTTACGATAAGAATGCAGTCATCTTTCTTTTATTCAGCTCCATAAGTAGGAACAACAAGTGACTCACTTTTTACACTACAATTCAAGAGCACAAGTGCTGAGCAAAGACCGCTGGACTTCATAAACACTGGTTGCATATGTTATATTGATAAGGGAAGAGGATTTCAAAGAAATACGTAATCCACCAAAGGGGCGGCAGCTGATCACTCTAATGATGGGGGGCCCTAGGGGTGTAAAGGTTAAGGAACCTGTCTGTACTGTCCCAAAGGCAAACAAATTTACCAGCCTTGAGTAAAGTCCAATGGGgatcacacagcagcagcaagcTAGCCTGACAAAAAAAGATCTAGCCCCAGATTTGGTGCATCATCCTCAGGCAGAGGTTGTCATAAATCATGGATCTTCTCCACAGCTGGGGGGTCGAGTTGGCGATCCATCTGCAGACCAAATACACCAAGTACGAGGGCTTGTTCAGCCTGGCGTCCACGGTGGCCGATCTGCACACTGCCTTCTTCTGGTTCTTCCCGATCTGGTTCCACCTGCGCCGGGACACGGGGCTCAGGCTCATATGGGTGGCGGTGATCGGAGACTGGCTCAACCTGGTCCTGAAATGGTAAGAAGACAGCAAAGTGAGTTTAGACATATGCAAAGATGAAAAGGGAAGAAGCTCTATCTGCAGATTTTGTTCCCTTCATGGCAGGGTTTTGTTTGGAGAGAGACCGTTCTGGTGGGTTCACGAGACACGGTTTTACAGAACAGGACCGACCCCTGCTCTGCAGCAGTTTCCCATCACATGTGAGACTGGACCAGGTACAGTTCATGAAGTAGATCACATGAGGATTGTGTCTTTTTCCTGTAGAAATGATTGATTTGGACTGTTAGAGTACAATTTGTTATCTGGCACAGTGAACTGTCAGCCTGCTGAATACTAAAGTGCATCACTACCTGATAAAAAGTGAAGCGTTTGCCAAGTACACATGGCTTTGTTGAAATGGACACCATCTTATATTTGATAAGTGGGTTATAAATTACAGTACCTTTGTCCTTTTGTCatgcttttttatcttttaatcgGTGCAAAGTGGTTTGGATTATACAGTGTCTCTTGTGTGATCCTCACAATTTCCTGATATTATTTGTGCACACGCATGTATTCTTATTATTCACTTATGTATactttttgaggtttttatttttatgtctccATGCTTGAGacgtcaaaaatgggttagggttagggtcatgTTTTTAGGTTCCTTACGAGTGTAGGTCAGGCCATctcaaaaaaatcccaaaaattcTTTGATGGATTTTTATGAAACCTTGCACAAATGTTTGCCTTGACCCAAAGATGAACTGATTACACTTTGGCCACCACAAGCCAAAGTTCAAGGTCAGtgagcctcatgttcatcccttgctctccaggccattcttgtgaacagGCTATTTTAAGAACAAACATTATTTCAAGACATGAACATTTACAGCGTTCACAGATAAAAGCAAAACAGCTCTACTAGTGGTTCCCAAACACTGCACCAGAGCGGAAAGTGTGCTTTAAGGCTAGTCTAGGTGCCTTAAACCCTAACCCTAGGAATTTGTGCAACCATACCTTATAACTACAACTGAACAAGTAATGGTGCTATAACATATGTTTAAAAAGgctattttacatgaatatGAACATGGtctgccttgaaattttggcttgatcttaggtttGCCTTGGGCATAAAAAGTTTGAAAGCCAGTGAGCTAGACAAAGAAAAGACATGCATATGAACATTTTATATTATTCCAATTTATCTTGGCACTGTTGCCATCAGCACTGCTGATGTTTCTGCAAGGTATTGAGAAATGGCCTTGTCATTATGGAAAACCCAGCATTGTGATCTTGACATAAAAGGATGTATGTCCACTTTGGGCCTCCATACAAATGTCCCACAGTTCTTTTCAAAAAGGGACGCTGCATGATTAGACAAGTTCAACTTGTTGTACTGATAtttgtatctcatatttataTTGAACTAATAAAGTCATTGGATATCCTGCATATCtgattttgagtaaatttgtgcttataaactcaccaggaggctgccatgttttggtccgcactAGTAGCGTGTGACGTCACTTAGCCAAAGCGCTTCTCGCCGTTGCTATGCAGTAACcagtgtttcagactggcacGCGGTTTTGCTACTTGCAGCTGTtgcttaaccttgcaaagcagatggattctcctgtttccgtgtttctcgctggcgaatccatcttgcaaagctctcatctgaactgttttggcccttttagaaaatgacagaacaaatcagtgtcaaggggcagtactttcgggcgcagtggagtcgtgacgtgtaagcaagcagcaataaGAAGCTTTTGCAATTaaggtggaagagattagcgtagatgctgctaaagcgttgttttataagaacttgacaacatttcttcattaaaacaagaacaaagaacagcactgagttcttttctttgcggaaatatttttttgcccttctctCGACCGGATTTGTCAAAtcatcacgttttgttgctcagATTGGCcggtaaagatgtgactgacagaacgttcatccaatcaccctctgagttttttttcaaaggctctgccctttcccaaacactgtctatgagaggtttaccagatggatgtgtgaaacaaaccatctggcgtgtcaggttagctgttgctgccataacggCTTTCGgtgagtttgctgcgtgttggctttgtctcactgctgtcaaagctctgtcattgcTCCTACCTTTTCCCTGcataaacctccctacaagtgacttgattcagtgtacagtGGAAGCGTGCCGatagattttcaaaataaaaacattatgttCAAACAAAGGGCATTtatccaaagaaatgctaaagtgggcttttactttgaaaagcacaacctggaagtgtttttgtactgtgtttatctttatcTGCAACATATTGAACCATATGGAAACAAAGTTCATTAAAAGTAGAAATTTGGGGAACAACTGTTTTCAACAGAcgcattttagctcgtggccttcatctggttcacagatttaaacagatttaaaacatatttcaccAATGTGGatgtacatatttgctacaacaaggtaaatatggctttGCATGTCATTCTCCTGTCTAGTTTGACTGATAACTGCTCGTGGTGCAACGAAAATAAAAGACGAGACctcaaatctcaaaattctctGTGTGAGACGTGCAGCatctaacactggctgccagtctgaaacagcggttactaCATAGGAATGGCGAGGAGCACTCAGGCTAagtgacgtcacactaccagcgtggaccaaaacatggtggcctcctggtgacttcataaactcaaattactaaAAAAGCAGATGAGTTTTTTTTCGTTCAATATACATACaaaagatacaaatatctatccaatgagatgaacttgtctgatcatgcagggttcctttttcAAACAATTAAAGtatgaaaaaatgtcaattaCTGTGCAGTTTCATAACAGTTTTGAGATCTAGGTACTTTATCATACCTATCAAGAGTGACACAAATATTGTCACCAACCTCTTTCTTTTGAGTTATATTATGGCCACAATAAATCTTTACTGAAGATAAACCTGCTGTTGATTGAACCTGGGATTAAGCCAAAGTGTGTTTCTTGCAGGAAGCCCTTCAGGTCATGCTATGGGTGCAGCTGGGGTCTGGTATGTGATGGTAACAGCAATACTCACCAGTGCAACAGAGAAGCAGTGCCCCGCTTTACTATACAAGTAAGTTCCTCAATTAACAGCCAAATTTCCAGTTGTTAATGTGTGATACTTATGATTTGATTTCAATGCGTCAGATTCTTGCAGCTAGGCCTATGGAGCCTTATGGGCCTGATTTTGCTGATAGTTTGCATGTCAAGGATCTACATGGctgcccattttccccaccaGGTCATTGCAGGAGTCATTACAGGTAAATTGTCACTGATCTAAGGCTTGTGAAATGCTCTCATTTCATTAGAATGTGACATTTGCCTCTGTTTAATGTCCGTTTGTCCATGATTGTGTACCAGGTATCATTGTGTCTGAGGTCGTCTCCAAGCAAAGGTGCATCTACAATGCCAGCATGAAAAGATACTTCTACACGACCCTCTTTTTGACCTCTTTCGCTGTCGGTTTTTACCTCCTGCTCAAAGCTCTGGGTGTAGACCTTCTTTGGACAATGGCGAAAGCCCAGAAGTGGTGCATAAACCCCGGGTGGGTTCACCTCGACACTACTCCCTTCGCCAGT
Protein-coding regions in this window:
- the g6pc1a.1 gene encoding glucose-6-phosphatase a, catalytic subunit, tandem duplicate 1 — protein: MDLLHSWGVELAIHLQTKYTKYEGLFSLASTVADLHTAFFWFFPIWFHLRRDTGLRLIWVAVIGDWLNLVLKWVLFGERPFWWVHETRFYRTGPTPALQQFPITCETGPGSPSGHAMGAAGVWYVMVTAILTSATEKQCPALLYKFLQLGLWSLMGLILLIVCMSRIYMAAHFPHQVIAGVITGIIVSEVVSKQRCIYNASMKRYFYTTLFLTSFAVGFYLLLKALGVDLLWTMAKAQKWCINPGWVHLDTTPFASLLRNMGTLFGLGLGLHSPLYIQGKKKNTSFRIGCIVVSLFLLQLLDGWTFSSQNLVTFYFLSFGKSATALLIPTTLVPWALSWIFKEKIEDKSL